The following DNA comes from Mucisphaera calidilacus.
TGGTGATTCCCAGTCTCAATTAGATAAAAACACCGACCGGCATCAGAACCGGAAACCGACCATCAAACGACGCCCAAGCCCACTGTTCCACGAGAACGATCCGCCCGAAGCAAAACCAAAAAAAAATGCACCTAAGTCGCTCACCCATCACTGCTACCATGAATTTCATGCGCCGCCACCCCATCACCTGCCTCCTCCTGGCCCTGATCCTCCAGGGCTGCGCCGACCGCTCCCCCCTCGACACCGGCCTCTCAGATGATGACTTCGTCGCCGAACGCCCGTCCGAATCGTCCACGCCCGAACCACAGGCCCAACCCGAAACCCAACCCGTCGCCGCCGAACCGCTCCCCATCCGTCTCGACTCCTCCGACCTCGACGAACCCCTACGCCAGCCCCAGCCCCAACCCGACACCGCCCGGAGCTGGACCATCGACGGCATGGTCGGGCAGGTCAACGGCCGAGCCATCTACGCTCGCACCGTCCTCGAACCCCTCGAACTGCTGCTCGCACGCAACGCCCGCGAACTCGACGCCCGCGCCTTCGAACGCGAGGCCCAGCGGGCCGTCGCCCAGCGACTCCGCGAGATCGTCCAGAACCGACTCATGCTCGCCTCCGCCGAACGCGACCTCAACGAGCAGCAACGCATGATCCTCGACGCCACACTCCGCTACCAACGCGACGAACTCATCCGGCAGTACGGCCGAGGATCGCTCGCCGTCGCCGAACAGCAGCTCATGCTCCGCGAAGGACTCACCCTCGACGAAAAAATCGAGGAGTACCGCCAGCAGTTCCTCATCCGGGGCTTCCAGGTCAAGCACCTCCGACCCATGATCAACGTCCGACGACACGACATCGAACGCTACTACCGCGAGCACTACGACGACTACAACCCCCCCGTCGAACAGACCATCCGCATGATCCGCGTCAGCGACGAAAAACAGGCCGAACGCGTCCTCCTCGCGCTCGCCTCCGACTACACCTTCGAAGAAGTCGCCAACACGCCCGTCAACCAGATGCTCGGCGGCGGACGCTTCGACGGGCTCATCGGCGAACAACCCCTCAAAGACCCCATCCTCAACGAGGCCATCGCCAGCCTCGAATCGGGCGACTGGGCCGGACCCATCGTCCTCGACAACCAGTACACCTTCATCGAACTCGTCGAACGCCACGAACCCGAAGCACAAACCCTCACCGAAGCCCAACGCGAGATCCGCGAGGCCCTCGTCTCCCGACAACTCCGCACGCTCTCCACCGAGTACCAGCAGAAACTCATGACCGGCTCCAACTACACGCCCGTCGAGCAGATGCTCAATGTCGTCATGGACATCGTCATGACCCGCTACGCCATCACTACCACCACCGCCGCCTCACCATGAAACGCCTCATCAGCAACGTCCGGGACTGGCTCCAGGGCCGCAACCACCACCGCATCGGCCAGTCCGGTCGATGGGCCGAACGCATCGCCGCTCAACACCTCAAAACCCGCCGCTACCGCATCCTCGCCACCAACCTCCGCGTCGGCCGAGGCGAACTCGACCTCCTCGCCCTCGACCCCGACAAGACCACCCACGTCGTCGTCGAGGTCAAGGCCGCCACCAGCGACGCCCCCCGCTGGCGACCCGAACACCACGCCAACCCCGCCAAGCAACGACAACTCCTCCGCCTCACCCAGCAGCTCATCAAGCAGCGCAGCCTCGGCCACCACCCCTGGCGCATCGACCTCATCACCGTTACGCAAACCGAACCCGACACCCCGCCCACCATCCGCCACCACACCAACTTCGTCCAGCTCTGACCCGTCAGACGCCCAGCGCCTCAGCCATCACCTGGCGGAACACGCCCACCGGCGCCGGGTGCTGCGTCCACAACTCAAACTGACCCGCCGCCTGACGCACGAACATCTCGTCACCCGTCACCACCCGACACCCCGCCGACGCCGCGTCCACCAGCAGCCGCGTCATCCGCGGGTTGTAGATCGTGTCAAAAACCACCCTCGGCCGACCCCGACCCTCGAACAGCTCAGGCGACGCCGGACTCACACCCACGTCCGGATGCATCCCCACCGACGTGCAGTTCACCACCGCGTCGCAGCCCTCCGCGCACAACACGTCCATCGGCTTCGCCGACACCCGCGCCGACCCGCCCGCCATCGTTGCGCCGCCGTCAAACGCCGAAGCCAACGCCTCCGCCCGCGCCGCCGTCCGGTTCACGATCACCACCTCGGCCCCCGCGTATGCAAAACCGGCCACCAGCGCCCGCGCCACGCCGCCCGCACCCAGCACCGCCACACGAAGCCCACGCAACCCCTCCCACGTGATCTCCAACCCGTCGCACAACGCGTCCAGCGCCGCCGCGTAATCCGTGTTGCTCGCGTACAACGAGCCGTCTTCACGAACCGTCAGCGTGTTCGCCGCTGCGATCCGCGACGCCAACGCCTCAATCTCGCCACCACGCTCCGCCACAAAACGCAGCAGGTGCTCCTTGTGCGGCAGCGTCACCGACGCCCCGCAAAAATCCAGCTTCTCGTGGTCCAGCCACGCGCCCACACTCGCCTTGAACGGCTCATAACCCGGCGCGACCGGCAGCGGCAGGTAAACCCCGTCGAACCCGAAGTCCACCGTCCCCGTATCACGGGTCAGCGACGACGGGTCCGGATGGACCGCGTCAAAACCCGCGTTGTGAATCGCCGGACTCAGCGAATGCCCCACGGGATGACCGATCACGCCGAACACCTTCGTCTCCGGCCCGATCCGGTCCCAGCGGTACAACCGCTTCATCTGCTCAAGCGTCGGCTGACCCGGCGCCGTCCCCGATGCCGCGTCCAGCGACGCAAACGTCAGGTGCGCCCCGAACTTCTTCGCCAGCACACGCGAAGGCAACCCGAACTCACCCATGCACAAAGCGATCGTCGGCTTAGGCGTCTCCGCCGACAGATCAAACGCCTCCAGGTTGTCACGGATCGAACGCGCCCGCCACGCCAGCTTCACCACACGACACGCCTCCGCGTCCACCATCGCGCTCACACGCCGGAGCAGGTCGCTCGGCCGACCCTCGAAATCGTGCGACGACAGAATCAGCCCCGCCTCCACCCTGCGCACCTGCTCATCATGCTCCACCACCAGGTGAACCTTCTGACGCAGATTCGCCGAGCTTTCATAGGCCTTCAGTTCCACATCCACGTAAGCCGGCGGACGCGTCACCAGTCCCGCCGCCTCGATCAGGCTGATACGGTCCGTCTCCGCACCGTCGTAGTCACCCCCCTCCCACACCGGCCGGCACGTCAGCAGACAGGGCAGAGGCGAACGGTCCACCAGCGTCTTCACCAGTTCGATGTCGTCCGCCACCCGATCCACCCGATACTCCACCACGTCAGCACCACCCTCGCCCGCCAGCATCGCGGCGCGCAAGGCATGCTCCAGATCCTCGACCATGATGGGGACGGCCAGTAACGTCATAGGGCCACAAGACTAGCCGCTCGATCCCACCGGTTCACCCCGACACACCGTTAGAATCCAAAGCGTGACCCAAGCCCCACTCCCCGACGACCTGACCAAGGCGACCGACGAACAGCTCCTCGCCGCCTACCGGACCGGCAGCGACCTCGCCTTCGAGACCCTGCTCACCCGATACGAGCGCGAACTGCTCTTCTTCGTCACACGATTCGTCAAGGAACGCGCCGCCGCCGAAGACGTCTTCCAGGAAACCTTCATCCAGCTCCACCTCTCCGCCGACACCTTCGACCCCACCCGTAAATTCCGGCCCTGGCTCTTCACCATCGCCGCCAACAAGGCCCGCGACTACCTCCGCAAGGCCTCACGCCGACAGGCCACCACGCTCTCCACCACCCTGGGCGACGAGGACGGACCCGAGCTCATCGACCTGCTCCAGGCCGACCTCCCCCTCCCCGATCAGCACGCCGAGGACAACGAAACCCGCGAGAAAGTCCGTCAGGCCGTCTCCGAACTGCCCGAACACCTCCGCGAAGTGCTCCTGCTCGCCTACTTTCACCAGTTCGCCTACAAGGAAATCGCGGAAATGCTTTCCGTGCCCCTCGGCACCGTCAAGAGCCGGCTCCACGCCGCCGTCGGTACCTTCGCCGATCTCTGGAAGACCAGAACAAACCACCGAACCGACGACACCCCGACCGCGTAAACAACACCATGACCCAGGACCACCGCTCCCAGCAACAGCCCGACCCGGCCACCCGCACCCTCTGCCAGCAGGACGCCGACGCCCTCGACGCCCTCATGGAGACCCG
Coding sequences within:
- a CDS encoding peptidyl-prolyl cis-trans isomerase encodes the protein MRRHPITCLLLALILQGCADRSPLDTGLSDDDFVAERPSESSTPEPQAQPETQPVAAEPLPIRLDSSDLDEPLRQPQPQPDTARSWTIDGMVGQVNGRAIYARTVLEPLELLLARNARELDARAFEREAQRAVAQRLREIVQNRLMLASAERDLNEQQRMILDATLRYQRDELIRQYGRGSLAVAEQQLMLREGLTLDEKIEEYRQQFLIRGFQVKHLRPMINVRRHDIERYYREHYDDYNPPVEQTIRMIRVSDEKQAERVLLALASDYTFEEVANTPVNQMLGGGRFDGLIGEQPLKDPILNEAIASLESGDWAGPIVLDNQYTFIELVERHEPEAQTLTEAQREIREALVSRQLRTLSTEYQQKLMTGSNYTPVEQMLNVVMDIVMTRYAITTTTAASP
- a CDS encoding RNA polymerase sigma factor, giving the protein MTQAPLPDDLTKATDEQLLAAYRTGSDLAFETLLTRYERELLFFVTRFVKERAAAEDVFQETFIQLHLSADTFDPTRKFRPWLFTIAANKARDYLRKASRRQATTLSTTLGDEDGPELIDLLQADLPLPDQHAEDNETREKVRQAVSELPEHLREVLLLAYFHQFAYKEIAEMLSVPLGTVKSRLHAAVGTFADLWKTRTNHRTDDTPTA
- a CDS encoding YraN family protein yields the protein MKRLISNVRDWLQGRNHHRIGQSGRWAERIAAQHLKTRRYRILATNLRVGRGELDLLALDPDKTTHVVVEVKAATSDAPRWRPEHHANPAKQRQLLRLTQQLIKQRSLGHHPWRIDLITVTQTEPDTPPTIRHHTNFVQL
- a CDS encoding type I 3-dehydroquinate dehydratase — encoded protein: MTLLAVPIMVEDLEHALRAAMLAGEGGADVVEYRVDRVADDIELVKTLVDRSPLPCLLTCRPVWEGGDYDGAETDRISLIEAAGLVTRPPAYVDVELKAYESSANLRQKVHLVVEHDEQVRRVEAGLILSSHDFEGRPSDLLRRVSAMVDAEACRVVKLAWRARSIRDNLEAFDLSAETPKPTIALCMGEFGLPSRVLAKKFGAHLTFASLDAASGTAPGQPTLEQMKRLYRWDRIGPETKVFGVIGHPVGHSLSPAIHNAGFDAVHPDPSSLTRDTGTVDFGFDGVYLPLPVAPGYEPFKASVGAWLDHEKLDFCGASVTLPHKEHLLRFVAERGGEIEALASRIAAANTLTVREDGSLYASNTDYAAALDALCDGLEITWEGLRGLRVAVLGAGGVARALVAGFAYAGAEVVIVNRTAARAEALASAFDGGATMAGGSARVSAKPMDVLCAEGCDAVVNCTSVGMHPDVGVSPASPELFEGRGRPRVVFDTIYNPRMTRLLVDAASAGCRVVTGDEMFVRQAAGQFELWTQHPAPVGVFRQVMAEALGV